Proteins encoded together in one Peribacillus asahii window:
- a CDS encoding alkaline phosphatase family protein, whose product MSNKVITIVVDGMRYDKACEALGFIQHLVETNQAALYKVKSELPSLSRPLYEVLLTGTPASVNGITSNQTVRLSTEKSLFHLTKENGLRNGTVSYYWISELYNRAPFHFIEDREQEDTSKPIQYGKFYWDDDYPDSHVLMDAEVLRRKHDPHFLYIHPLGVDVKGEAFGSESKEYREQILKMGSLLAQLLPIWIAEGYHILITSDHGMSEYGNHGGITDGERDVPLFIISPKVEPGIYSETVPQLALAPLVCELLNIKPSDKMISYQLPGLKRKITL is encoded by the coding sequence ATGTCAAATAAAGTGATAACGATTGTTGTTGATGGTATGAGATATGATAAAGCGTGTGAGGCGCTCGGATTTATTCAACATCTAGTTGAAACAAATCAGGCAGCACTTTATAAAGTAAAGTCGGAACTTCCGAGTCTTTCCCGTCCCTTATATGAAGTATTACTGACAGGTACACCAGCATCAGTAAACGGAATTACGTCCAATCAAACCGTTCGTCTATCTACTGAGAAGAGTCTCTTTCATCTTACGAAAGAAAACGGTTTAAGAAACGGAACAGTATCCTATTACTGGATAAGCGAACTTTATAATCGCGCGCCGTTTCATTTTATTGAAGATCGTGAGCAGGAGGATACGTCTAAGCCTATTCAATATGGAAAATTTTATTGGGACGATGACTATCCAGACAGTCATGTGTTAATGGATGCAGAAGTTTTGCGTAGGAAGCATGACCCGCACTTTTTATATATCCATCCGCTCGGTGTAGATGTAAAAGGAGAAGCTTTTGGTTCTGAATCGAAAGAATATCGTGAGCAAATCTTAAAAATGGGAAGCTTGTTGGCACAACTTTTACCAATTTGGATTGCAGAAGGTTACCACATTTTAATTACATCTGATCATGGTATGAGTGAATATGGCAATCATGGCGGCATAACTGATGGTGAGCGTGACGTACCACTCTTTATTATTAGTCCAAAAGTTGAGCCTGGCATTTACAGTGAGACGGTTCCGCAATTAGCTCTTGCTCCACTCGTTTGTGAACTTTTAAATATTAAGCCGTCCGATAAAATGATTTCATATCAATTGCCAGGTTTGAAAAGAAAAATCACTCTTTAA
- a CDS encoding ABC transporter permease has protein sequence MIKNSFYADDGIRVTIDQYITIFKSKFYLQAIQNSLIISLFSAVTSVIIAVIAAYSITKFSQKIQNRLLMITNMTSNFEGIPLSFSYIILLGNNGLFTLLFAKIGWNVFEDFNLYSWTGLILVYIYFQIPLAVMLIYPSYQGIKQQWKEASSLLGGSTLSFWLHIGIPVLLPSIVGTFSILFANAMGAYATAYALVGSNYNLLSLQIASLVASDVALKPQLGSAMGVILAATMIGAMWFNERMMRRIRRDLR, from the coding sequence ATGATTAAGAATAGTTTTTATGCAGACGATGGAATCCGAGTTACGATTGATCAATATATAACTATATTTAAAAGTAAATTTTATTTACAAGCTATTCAAAATAGTCTTATTATTTCTTTGTTTTCTGCTGTAACTTCTGTCATTATAGCAGTCATCGCCGCCTATTCAATTACAAAGTTCTCACAAAAAATACAAAATCGCCTGCTGATGATTACCAATATGACGTCGAACTTTGAAGGGATTCCCCTTTCATTTTCCTATATTATTTTGCTAGGAAACAATGGGTTGTTTACGTTGCTTTTTGCCAAGATTGGTTGGAATGTGTTTGAGGATTTTAATTTATATTCTTGGACAGGCCTCATTCTTGTTTATATTTATTTTCAAATTCCGCTCGCGGTTATGCTTATCTACCCGTCTTATCAAGGAATCAAGCAACAATGGAAAGAAGCCTCTTCATTATTAGGGGGATCAACACTATCATTTTGGCTTCATATTGGAATTCCAGTTCTTTTACCTAGCATTGTAGGTACATTCAGCATTTTGTTTGCTAATGCGATGGGGGCTTACGCTACAGCTTATGCATTGGTTGGAAGCAATTATAACTTATTGTCACTGCAAATTGCTTCTCTGGTTGCCAGTGATGTTGCATTAAAGCCTCAACTAGGCAGTGCGATGGGCGTGATTCTGGCAGCAACTATGATAGGGGCGATGTGGTTCAATGAACGGATGATGCGTCGCATTAGGAGGGATTTACGATGA